The Tautonia plasticadhaerens nucleotide sequence CGTGCATGGGAGATGCCTGGGCTCGGGGGGGCGAATCCCGGGGTACTGAGCGTAGCGGCGAGGGGGGCCGGCCGCCAAGCCGGGATGTCGGAGTTGGACGCTTGACGACGCGAGTTCATGTCTGACGGAGGATGAAACGGGTGCGGTCGGGGGGTCGTCCGGCGGTCGATCCGGCCCGTTCCGCTCGATCGAGGATCGGCCGACCGAGGCGGGACGATCGATCGAATGTCCATCATTCCCCATCCGGCGTCGACCCGCCCCGGGGATCAGGCGGCGAGCCCGGCCGAGGTGTCGGCCCCGGCGGGGTTCCCGGCCGCATCGCCGAGGCCGAAGCGCTCGGCCAGGGCGAGGGCGATCCGGTCGGCGGCCTGGCCGTCGCCGTACGGGCTGATGGGGTGGGGAGGGGGGGCGGAGCCGGAGAGGATGGCCTCGGCCTCGGCGACGATCCGGGCCGGGTCGGTGCCGACGAGCCGGCAGGAGCCCATCGCCACCCCTTCGGGGCGCTCGGTGCGGTCCCGGAGCACCAGGACCGGCCGGCCGAGCGCGGGGGCCTCCTCCTGCACGCCCCCGGAGTCGGAGAGGATGAAGACCGAGGCCTTCATCAGCGAGACGAACTGGGGGTAGCTGACCGGCTCGATCCGCCGGACCCGGTCGAGCCCGGCCAGCTCCCGGTCGACGATCGCCCGGACCGGGGGGCTCGGGTGGACGGGGAAGACGACGCAGAGGCCGGGGTCGCGGTCCAGGAGCGTCCGGACGGCCCGGCAAGCCCGCCGGAGGGGATCGCCGAGGTTCTCGCGGCGGTGGGAGGTCATCAGGATCATCCGATCCGTCGGCGGCTCGAAGGGCAGGGGGGCCGGGCGGGACTCGATCCAGCGGAGGGCGTCGATCACCGTGTTGCCGACCACCCGGATCCGGCCGGCGGGGATCCCCTCCCGGAGCAGGTTCTCCCGGGAGGCGGCGGTGGGGGCGAAGTGCAGGTCGGCCAGCCGGGCGGTGAGGGCCCGGTTGGCCTCCTCGGGGAACGGCTCGGAGAGGCGGCCCGACCGGAGCCCGGCCTCGACGTGGGCGAACGGCACCCGACGGTAGTGGCAGGCCAGGGCGGCGGCGAAGACCGAGGTCGTGTCCCCCTGGGCGACAACGAGGTCGGGGCGATGGCGGCCGATCCAGCCGCCGAGCCCCTCCAGGCATCGGGCGGTCAGCGCCGCCAGGTCCTGGCCGGGACGCATGAGGGCGAGGTCGTCGTCGACCCGGATCTCGAAGTCGGCCAGGGCGCGGTCGAGCAGTTCTCGGTGCTGGCCGGTCGAGAGGACGAGCACCTCGAAGCCGCTGCCCGGCCGCCGCAGCCGGCGGACGATCGGCGCCATCTTCACCGCCTCGGGGCGCGTGCCCACCACGCACGCGACGGTCGTCGCCATCGTCCCGGCCTCCTCGCCCCCGTCGCCGGGCGAGTCGAATCGCCCGAGGGGCGGGGGGATGATAGGCGAAGCGGCGGGATCGGGCCAGTCGAATCGGCCGACCGCTCAGGAGTCGGACTTCGAGCCCGACCTGCCCCGGCCGCCGCCGCCCGGCTTCTTGCCGCCTCCGTCGTCCTTGTTGACGGTGGCCCAGGCCCGACGCTCGGCCTCGTCCTGGGGCACTCCCCGCTCCTTGTACCCTTCCTCGATGTGCTCGGCCTTGCGCTTCTGTTTGTCGGTGTACTTGCTCTTGTCGCCCTGGGGCATGATCCCGTCCTCCGGTCGAGTCCCAGCCCTTCGCCCGATCGCCGACCCGATCGGCGTCGGGGGCCCGGACTGATCAGAGATGACTGGTGCAAGTCGCGGGCCGAGATGGGGAGAGCCGATCAGGGAGACTCCAGCCGCCTCCGGAGCCGGGCGAACTTCTCGCGGAGCGCATCGCCGCCGAGGTCGGGGTGGAGGGCGGAGGTGCCGTCGATCAGTCGCCGGGCGTCGGAGGGGCGGCCGGTGCGGTAGTAGGAGACGGCCAGGCCGTATCGGGCCTCGAACCAGGGGGCCGAGCCGGGGGGGTGCGAGGCGATGATGGCGCGGTGGACGTCGGCCGACTGGGTGTAGAGGCCGAGGCGGTCGAGGGCGTCGGCCAGGGGCCCGAGCAGCCCGGGGGGGAGCCGGGAGGGGAGCAGGTCGCCGGCCCAGGACTGGGCCGAGGCCCGGGCGCCGTCGAGGTCCCCGGTCTCGAGCTGGCCCCGGAGGCGGACCACCCGGGCCCGGGCCCGCAGGCCGGGGTCGAGCCCGTCGGGTCGCGCCAGCACGCGCTCGGCCAGCAGCCGGGAGACGCCGGCGATCCGACGGCGGGAGGGCTCGGCCGTGGCGGCGGCGGCGGCCCGGTCGAGCCGCTCGGCCAGGGCGATGATCTCCCCGGGATCGGAGCGATCCAGCTCCTCCCTGGCCTCGCGTTCGGCCTCGGCGGCCTGCTGGTCGAGGGCCAGGGCGACGATCCTGAGCCGTCGGGCACGGTCCCGTCGGGCGGCGTCGGACTCGGATGCGACGAGGCGGTCGAGCCGTCCGAGGGCCTGGCCGATCTCGGCCGACCGGAGCCCGGGGATCAGCTCCAGCTCGGCCCGGGCCAGGTCGAAGGCGTTGCGATCGCCGGGGTCGGCCGCCTCCTCGGCGAAGGAATCCAGCGCCGCCCGGGCCCGGAGCAGCCGGGCCCGGGCCTCGTCCTCCTTGCCCTCGACGAGCAGCGATTGCACGGCGTCCCGGTGAAGCTCGACAAT carries:
- the wecB gene encoding non-hydrolyzing UDP-N-acetylglucosamine 2-epimerase; translated protein: MATTVACVVGTRPEAVKMAPIVRRLRRPGSGFEVLVLSTGQHRELLDRALADFEIRVDDDLALMRPGQDLAALTARCLEGLGGWIGRHRPDLVVAQGDTTSVFAAALACHYRRVPFAHVEAGLRSGRLSEPFPEEANRALTARLADLHFAPTAASRENLLREGIPAGRIRVVGNTVIDALRWIESRPAPLPFEPPTDRMILMTSHRRENLGDPLRRACRAVRTLLDRDPGLCVVFPVHPSPPVRAIVDRELAGLDRVRRIEPVSYPQFVSLMKASVFILSDSGGVQEEAPALGRPVLVLRDRTERPEGVAMGSCRLVGTDPARIVAEAEAILSGSAPPPHPISPYGDGQAADRIALALAERFGLGDAAGNPAGADTSAGLAA